The DNA segment GTTGGTGTACTCCGACGCGGGCACCGGCGTGGCCGCCCGCGGGATCACCATTGGGTCAGTGAACGGGTTCAGGATCAACGGGCTGGTGGGAAACGCCTCGATGTAGATGGCGTCCGCCAGCGCGATCGACGTCGCGCCGAACACTCCGTCCGGCGACATCAGCCCGCGCGCCTGCAGCGAGGGCGTCATGAGCACCTTCCCGGCGCCCAGGCCCACCGCGGCAGCGCCCACGGCACCGGCCCGCAGGACATTGCGCCGGGAGACACCGTTCTTGTCCGTCTCGAGGGTCTCGTCCCCGACAGCGGTCATTGACCAACCTCCAGTTGGGTAGAGCGGATCCGGCCACACGCCGAGCCCTCCCGATTGCATTCCGACCCGTTCGCCGATCGCGGCTCGGACTCTCCCGGTGCCCGCACTGCGTTATCGGCCTGGTCGTGATGCGGAATTCCGCTGGCGCATCGGCTCTACGGCCACGGAACTCGGTAAGGCGTCGTACGTCGTCGCGCCGCTGGGTTGCGGCGCCCCCACGAACCGTCACAGCTCTGTCTTTAGCTTGTTCTGGCACGACGAGTCTGACTCACGGTCCTGGGGCTGCGTATCCCCCATTTGGACAAAGAGATCCCCCAAAATTAGGGTCCGAGACCTGGCCACATCAATGACCTGAGTAATTTCTGCCACATCTGGACCCGTACCCCCTAAATTTAGGGGGCGCACATTAGGGAGTGCCGCCGGAACGGGCCGGAGATAGCGTGGGGAGTTCTCGTCCGAAGGACCTCGAGAACGTCTCGTCGATGATAGGAGCGACGGCCGGCCGGGTCATTACGCGGGACGGGAGCACACTAACCCACCCGGCCCATGCGCGTTCCGTCCGACGTCCCCGGACCCGCTGCGCCTGCCGACCTATTTCCTCGACTTGCACTTTCCCGTCCCCTGTGACCGCGTAACGTCCAGCTCAATAGGCATGAGCCGGAAGAGGGTCCAGGTGATGCGGCGTTACGGTCGGCTGTCGGTCGTGGCGCGGGCGCTCGTCCAGCACGCGGCGGTCAGCCTGGCCGCGCTGGCGCTGGTCGCCGCCGCCGCCTCCACCGTCTCAGTACGGCTCGTGCAGAACGAGGCGTTGCGGCAGGCCGAGAGCAACGGCGAGGCCATCGCCACCCGGGTCGTCGGCCCCTGGATCACCGAGGACTTCTACTCCGGCGACGCCGCGGCGTTCAAGGACCTCGACGACCGGGTCCAGATCCGGATGTCCGACGACACCATCCAGCGGATCAAGGTCTGGTCCGCCGACGGCGTCATCCTCTACTGCAACGACCATCAGCAGATCGGCCTGCACTTCCCGCTCGATCCCGACGACCTGACCGTGCTCACCAACGGCGGCGTCGACTCCGACATCTCCGACCTCGACAAGTCCGAGAACCTCTACGACCGCGGCTTCGGCGAGAGCCTGGAGGTCTACGCCGGGATCAGCGACACCAGCGGCCGGCCGATCCTGGTCGAGACCTACTTCACCACCGACCGGCTGCACGCCGACGAGTCCGGCATGATCCGCCGGATCATCCCGGTGGTGCTGCTGTCCGTGCTCGTGCTGGGGCTGCTGCTGGTGCCGCTGGCCTTCAGCCTGGCCCGCCGGGTGGCCCGGTACGAGCGGGAGCGGCAGGCGATGATCCGGCTCGCGGTCGATGCCTCCTCGGCCGAGCGGCGCCGGGTCGCCGGCGAGCTGCACGACGGGGTGATCCAGGACCTCGCGGGGGTGGGCTATGCCCTGACCGCCCTGGACACCCAGATGGCGGGGCTCGGCGGCACCTTCTCCACCCCGCGCATCGACGCGCTGCGCAGAACGCTGCGCTCGGCCCAGCGGCTCGTGCACGACGACGTGCTGGCGCTGCGGGAGCTGACCGGCGTTCAGTACGCGGCTGAGAGCGGCGCCGCCGACCCGGCCGTGGCGCTGCGGGTGATCGCCGACGACATCCGGGACGAGGGCACGCCGGTCGAGATGACGGTCGGCGAGCTGCCGGCGCTGCCAGCCAGCCACCGGGCCGCGCTGATCCGGGTCGGCCGGGAGGCGCTGCGCAACGCGGCCAAGCACGCGCACGGCTCGAACGTCGCGCTCGACCTCGGCACCGCCGGCGACAACGTCGTGGTGACCGTGTCCGACGACGGGCCCGGGTTCGAGCCCGGGTCCGCGCTCGGCCCGGTCGACGGGCACATCGGCCTGGCGCTGCTGACCGACGCCGCCGACAGCGTCGGCGGGCGGCTGGACCTGCGGACCCGGCCCGGGCGCGGGACCACGGTCAAGCTCACGGTCCCGATCCCGGTCGGTCTGGCCAAGGGCCCCAGGACCCCCCAGGGCGTCGGCTGATCCTCAGCGCGCGGCGTCCAGGCGGGCCCGGATGCTCTCGGTGAGCTGGGCCCAGGCGTCGTCGAACTTCTGGACGCCCTCGGTCTCCAGCGCGTCCACGACCTCCTGGTACGAGACGCCGATCGCCTCCAGCGCGTCCAGCGTCGCCCGCGACTGCTCGCCCGTGCCGGCGATCGAGTTGGCGGAGATCTCGCCGTGGTCGGCGACCGCGTCGATGGTCGGCTCCGGCATCGTGTTCACCGTGTCCGGCGCGATCAGCTCGACCACGTAGCGGGTGTCGTCGTAGGCCGGGTCCTTGACCCCGGTCGAGGCCCACAGCGGCCGCTGCCGGTGCGCCCCCTTCGCCTCCAGCGCCTGCCACCGCGGCGACGCGACGACCTCCTCGTACCGCTGGTACGCCAGCCGCGCGTTGGCGATCGCGGCCTGGCCCCGCAGCGCGTCCGCCTCCGGCCCGCCGATCTTGGCCAGCCGGGCGTCGACCGCGGTGTCGACCCGGGAGACGAAGAACGAGGCGACGGAGTAGATCGAGGCGAGGTCGAGCCCGGCCGCGTCCGCCTGCTCCAGCCCGGACAGGTACGCCTCGATCACCTCGTCGTACCGGCTCAGGGAGAAGATCAGCGTGATGTTGACGTTGATGCCGGCCGCGGTCGCGGCCCGGATCGCGCCGATCCCCTCCGCGGTCGCCGGGATCTTGATCATCACGTTCGGCCGGTCGACCAGCCAGG comes from the Mycobacteriales bacterium genome and includes:
- a CDS encoding ATP-binding protein, with the protein product MRRYGRLSVVARALVQHAAVSLAALALVAAAASTVSVRLVQNEALRQAESNGEAIATRVVGPWITEDFYSGDAAAFKDLDDRVQIRMSDDTIQRIKVWSADGVILYCNDHQQIGLHFPLDPDDLTVLTNGGVDSDISDLDKSENLYDRGFGESLEVYAGISDTSGRPILVETYFTTDRLHADESGMIRRIIPVVLLSVLVLGLLLVPLAFSLARRVARYERERQAMIRLAVDASSAERRRVAGELHDGVIQDLAGVGYALTALDTQMAGLGGTFSTPRIDALRRTLRSAQRLVHDDVLALRELTGVQYAAESGAADPAVALRVIADDIRDEGTPVEMTVGELPALPASHRAALIRVGREALRNAAKHAHGSNVALDLGTAGDNVVVTVSDDGPGFEPGSALGPVDGHIGLALLTDAADSVGGRLDLRTRPGRGTTVKLTVPIPVGLAKGPRTPQGVG
- the tal gene encoding transaldolase; translation: MESGDRLARLSDQGVSVWLDDMSRHRLSTGNLADLIAHKHVVGATSNPTIFAKAMSAEGPYDAQIRDLARRGIGLDEAVRLLTTYDIRWACDAFRPAYDASGGVDGRVSIEVAPGLAHDEEGSTAEAIGLAWLVDRPNVMIKIPATAEGIGAIRAATAAGINVNITLIFSLSRYDEVIEAYLSGLEQADAAGLDLASIYSVASFFVSRVDTAVDARLAKIGGPEADALRGQAAIANARLAYQRYEEVVASPRWQALEAKGAHRQRPLWASTGVKDPAYDDTRYVVELIAPDTVNTMPEPTIDAVADHGEISANSIAGTGEQSRATLDALEAIGVSYQEVVDALETEGVQKFDDAWAQLTESIRARLDAAR